The Candidatus Mycolicibacterium alkanivorans genome contains a region encoding:
- a CDS encoding class I SAM-dependent methyltransferase: MPGIVVRERLHSPGRERIPEPMVMDDAESVAYFHTGGGANPGMRAVYDLCARSIDALLPPGGRILDLGIGSGRALSAVLRRRPDVHAVGVDLAPNMLATAQELFTAEGLDGRAELVQADITALPESLAAGSWDAVSCMWTLHQLPDVEVLGAALRQIAAVQRDSGAGLWISDFARLKDPSACPAMLQCVDPDSPMGLRQDAIASEAAAFTREELSAELAAAGLGGLRCGHCTPLPYLQAYWMFGARGKHAPIGQQDSALNGQTRREAALLRWGFTAKPF, translated from the coding sequence GTGCCGGGCATCGTCGTGCGGGAGCGGCTGCATTCGCCGGGGCGTGAACGCATTCCCGAGCCGATGGTGATGGACGACGCCGAATCCGTTGCGTACTTTCACACAGGCGGCGGGGCGAACCCGGGAATGCGAGCTGTGTATGACCTGTGTGCCCGTTCGATCGACGCGTTGCTGCCGCCGGGTGGACGTATCCTCGATCTCGGCATCGGCTCCGGACGTGCGCTGAGCGCGGTTCTGCGCCGCCGCCCGGATGTGCATGCCGTCGGTGTCGACCTGGCGCCCAACATGCTGGCCACGGCGCAAGAGCTGTTCACTGCCGAGGGGCTCGACGGGCGCGCCGAACTGGTGCAGGCGGACATCACTGCGCTTCCTGAGTCGCTTGCCGCGGGGAGCTGGGACGCGGTGTCGTGCATGTGGACGCTGCATCAGCTGCCGGACGTTGAGGTGCTGGGCGCCGCCTTGCGGCAGATCGCGGCGGTCCAACGCGACAGCGGAGCTGGCTTGTGGATATCCGATTTCGCTCGGTTGAAGGACCCATCAGCGTGCCCGGCCATGTTGCAGTGCGTGGATCCCGATTCGCCGATGGGCCTGCGCCAGGACGCGATCGCCAGCGAGGCGGCGGCGTTCACCCGTGAAGAACTGTCGGCCGAACTTGCCGCCGCGGGGCTCGGGGGATTGCGCTGCGGCCACTGTACACCGCTGCCGTACCTGCAGGCCTATTGGATGTTCGGGGCACGTGGGAAGCATGCTCCCATCGGTCAGCAGGACAGCGCGCTGAACGGCCAAACGCGACGTGAGGCGGCATTGTTGCGGTGGGGCTTCACCGCCAAACCGTTCTAG
- a CDS encoding cytochrome P450 yields the protein MPLRERLKAVKEFSTGTERLRDAGGPVTRFTVGPRWLMPPMVLVTSPGALRDVLSTTDGSVDKTSPVFDEMRRIIGANLADLPFEPWRPRRRTLQPVFTKQRVREFGGHMAQAAESVCLSWPDGGGVDLDAESRALTLRALGRSVLGMDLEARADEVAEPLRVALSYAIARATRPVRAPHWLPTPARHRARVASAKLHRLAGEIVRECRRDPNRVAPLVHALIAAEDPETGRRLSDAEICDEIIIFLFAGHDTTATTLAYALWALGRNADCQDRVVAEVGALPDRALTPDDMPGLGYTTQVVRESLRLCPPAPTGTRMACRDLEVGGYRVEAGTMVVLGRMAVQRDPALWDDPVSFNPDRFDPDNIKKIERWQYIPFGGGPRSCIGDHFAMLEVTLALATIIRRAEITSLEADFPLALHFTMIAGAPIRARIRKR from the coding sequence ATGCCGTTGCGCGAGCGTCTCAAAGCCGTGAAGGAGTTCAGCACCGGCACCGAGAGACTGCGCGACGCCGGCGGACCTGTCACCCGTTTCACCGTGGGACCGCGCTGGCTGATGCCGCCGATGGTTCTCGTCACGTCACCGGGCGCGCTGCGCGACGTGCTCAGCACCACGGATGGCTCGGTCGACAAGACAAGCCCGGTGTTCGACGAGATGCGCCGGATCATCGGCGCCAACCTGGCCGACCTGCCGTTCGAACCGTGGCGACCACGCCGGCGCACGCTACAGCCCGTCTTCACCAAACAGCGGGTCCGCGAATTCGGCGGTCACATGGCGCAGGCTGCCGAGTCTGTTTGCCTCTCCTGGCCTGACGGCGGTGGGGTGGATCTGGACGCCGAATCGCGCGCACTAACCTTGCGAGCCCTCGGCCGTTCGGTGCTCGGCATGGACCTGGAAGCGCGCGCCGATGAGGTTGCCGAGCCGCTTCGCGTTGCTTTGTCCTACGCGATCGCACGCGCCACCCGTCCGGTGCGCGCCCCACACTGGCTCCCCACACCGGCGCGGCACCGAGCGCGGGTGGCAAGCGCCAAACTGCATCGCCTTGCCGGTGAAATCGTGCGCGAGTGCAGGCGTGACCCGAACCGGGTCGCGCCGCTGGTCCATGCACTCATCGCCGCCGAGGACCCCGAGACGGGGAGGCGTCTGTCCGACGCCGAAATCTGCGACGAGATCATCATTTTCCTGTTCGCCGGCCATGACACCACCGCGACAACGCTGGCCTATGCGTTGTGGGCCCTCGGGCGCAACGCCGACTGTCAGGACCGTGTCGTCGCCGAAGTGGGGGCATTGCCCGATCGAGCGCTGACCCCCGACGACATGCCCGGCCTCGGATACACCACGCAGGTGGTGCGCGAATCGCTGCGGCTGTGTCCGCCGGCCCCCACGGGGACCAGAATGGCTTGCCGCGACCTCGAAGTCGGTGGTTACCGCGTGGAGGCGGGCACCATGGTGGTGCTCGGCAGAATGGCGGTGCAACGCGATCCGGCCCTGTGGGATGATCCGGTGTCCTTCAACCCCGACAGGTTCGACCCGGACAACATCAAGAAGATCGAGCGTTGGCAATACATCCCGTTCGGCGGCGGGCCCCGCTCGTGCATCGGTGACCACTTCGCCATGCTGGAAGTCACGCTCGCCCTGGCGACCATCATCCGGCGGGCCGAAATTACCTCTCTGGAAGCGGATTTCCCGCTTGCCCTGCACTTCACCATGATTGCAGGCGCACCGATTCGCGCCCGAATCCGAAAGCGCTGA
- a CDS encoding ISL3 family transposase encodes MRASTLLNSLFHLPGVRVGKAAVVDGELQVTVSLRRRRLCCPQCSFTTRHRYDTREVDSSWRHLDMGGRVCRIVLRRRRLRCCEHGVLAEAVPFARPDSRHTRDFEDLVAWLVTKTDKTTVSTFARIAWRTVGAICERVAADVLDPDRLCGLVDIGVDEISWRKHHRYLTLVSDHDSGTIVWGKPGKDTDTLGAFFDELPDGGASLEAVSMDMGPAYAKAVRERAPAAVICFDPFHVVKVVTDALEAVRRQVWQAACALPDQQIAKTFKGARWALLKNPADLTDMQAQTLREMKRSGGMLWRAYQLKEALREVFAGDLDADTVGELLDRWCARAQRSRIPEFVKAARTIRKHRAGIDAAIDRGLSNGRHEGLNTKVRLLIRRSYGS; translated from the coding sequence GTGCGCGCATCAACCCTACTCAATTCCCTGTTCCATCTGCCCGGTGTGCGGGTCGGCAAGGCTGCCGTGGTGGACGGTGAGCTGCAGGTCACAGTCAGCCTGCGCCGGCGGCGGCTGTGCTGCCCGCAGTGTTCGTTTACCACCCGGCACCGCTATGACACCCGTGAGGTGGACTCATCGTGGCGACATCTGGACATGGGTGGGCGGGTATGCCGGATCGTGTTGCGCCGCAGACGGCTGCGCTGCTGCGAGCATGGTGTGTTGGCCGAAGCGGTGCCGTTCGCGCGTCCTGATTCCCGCCACACCCGCGACTTCGAGGATCTGGTGGCGTGGCTGGTCACCAAGACCGACAAGACCACCGTGAGCACCTTCGCCCGCATCGCCTGGCGCACCGTGGGCGCGATCTGCGAGCGGGTCGCCGCCGACGTGTTAGACCCCGACCGGCTGTGCGGGCTGGTCGACATCGGCGTCGATGAGATCTCCTGGCGCAAACACCACCGGTATTTGACGCTGGTCTCCGACCACGACAGCGGCACCATCGTGTGGGGCAAACCCGGTAAGGACACCGACACCTTGGGCGCATTCTTCGACGAGCTGCCCGACGGCGGCGCATCCCTGGAGGCGGTGTCGATGGACATGGGACCGGCCTACGCCAAAGCCGTGCGCGAGCGGGCACCAGCGGCGGTCATCTGCTTTGATCCCTTCCACGTTGTCAAAGTCGTCACCGATGCGCTTGAGGCGGTGCGCCGCCAGGTCTGGCAGGCCGCCTGTGCGCTGCCCGACCAGCAGATCGCCAAAACCTTCAAAGGGGCGCGCTGGGCGCTGCTGAAAAACCCCGCCGACCTCACCGACATGCAGGCCCAAACCCTACGGGAAATGAAACGCAGCGGTGGAATGCTTTGGCGCGCCTACCAACTCAAAGAAGCGCTGCGCGAAGTCTTCGCCGGCGACCTGGATGCGGACACCGTCGGCGAGCTCCTCGACCGCTGGTGCGCACGCGCCCAGCGCAGCCGCATCCCCGAGTTCGTCAAAGCCGCGCGCACCATCCGCAAACACCGCGCCGGCATCGACGCCGCTATCGACCGCGGACTGTCCAACGGCCGCCATGAAGGCCTCAACACCAAGGTCCGGCTCCTCATCCGCCGTTCCTATGGCTCTTGA
- a CDS encoding IS1182 family transposase — MQGIERADRELLDAQALVGHLVPEGGMFAFLADHRQDVFDDEEFEDLFPSGKGRPSIPASVMASILVLQTLHDLSDRETAEAARCDLRWKVATGMPLDHKGFDPSTLVYWRRRLAKSKRPHRINEAVRQVVEQSGILRGRRRRAVDSTILADAVATQDTITQLIAAIRRVGRVVPGGSEAITAVCTAHDYHRPGKPLIDWDEPGAKDTLVSALVNDANALLEALAEVDQDEVEGPVAAALALLALVAGQDVEPAEGSDGTDGRWRIARKVAPDRVISTVDTQARHTRKSPEARRDGYRAHVAAEPETGIITDEALTKAAGTENSDAAVAGQFLAADTAQAAGGQDTVDSVDGDAAGTREWYGDSAYGTGDLRAAIDDAGHVAVIKPKPLGSPVEGGFTIDDFTVDEDAGTVGCPAGHTRPISRTRVANFGALCNGCPLREQCTKSKSGRKIVLHERDRELRKARSDWAADPELRDKYRKHRPNVERVVSQIANRGGRRLKLRYRGTTKNHAWLTRRTAGLNLRNLIGHGLTRTAGLWALTPATA; from the coding sequence ATGCAGGGTATCGAGCGGGCGGATCGGGAGCTGCTGGACGCGCAGGCGCTGGTCGGTCACCTGGTGCCCGAGGGCGGCATGTTCGCGTTCCTTGCCGATCATCGCCAGGATGTGTTCGACGACGAGGAGTTCGAGGATCTGTTCCCGTCGGGGAAGGGCAGGCCGTCGATCCCGGCGTCGGTGATGGCGTCGATTCTGGTGTTGCAGACGTTGCACGACCTGTCGGACCGGGAGACCGCCGAGGCCGCCCGCTGCGATCTGCGGTGGAAGGTCGCGACGGGAATGCCGTTGGACCACAAGGGCTTCGATCCCTCCACGTTGGTGTATTGGCGCAGACGGCTGGCGAAGTCCAAGCGGCCGCACCGGATCAACGAGGCGGTGCGCCAGGTCGTGGAGCAGAGCGGGATTCTGCGGGGACGCCGCAGACGCGCGGTGGATTCCACGATCCTGGCCGACGCGGTCGCCACCCAGGACACCATCACCCAGCTGATCGCGGCGATCCGGCGGGTGGGGCGGGTCGTGCCCGGCGGGTCGGAGGCGATCACCGCGGTGTGCACCGCCCACGACTACCACCGGCCGGGCAAGCCGCTCATCGACTGGGACGAGCCCGGCGCGAAGGACACGCTGGTCTCAGCGCTGGTCAACGACGCGAACGCGCTGCTGGAGGCGCTCGCCGAGGTCGATCAGGACGAGGTTGAGGGGCCGGTCGCCGCGGCGCTGGCGTTGCTGGCGCTGGTCGCCGGCCAAGACGTCGAACCCGCCGAAGGATCCGACGGCACCGACGGGCGGTGGCGCATCGCCCGCAAGGTCGCCCCCGACCGGGTGATCTCCACCGTGGACACCCAGGCCCGCCATACCCGCAAGTCACCCGAGGCGCGCCGCGACGGGTACCGGGCACACGTGGCGGCCGAACCCGAGACCGGGATCATCACCGACGAGGCGTTGACCAAGGCCGCCGGGACCGAGAACTCCGATGCGGCGGTGGCCGGGCAGTTCCTGGCCGCCGACACCGCGCAGGCTGCGGGCGGGCAGGACACCGTCGACAGCGTCGACGGCGACGCTGCGGGCACGCGCGAGTGGTACGGCGATTCCGCTTATGGCACAGGCGATTTACGTGCAGCGATCGATGATGCTGGGCACGTTGCGGTGATCAAGCCCAAGCCGCTGGGGTCACCGGTCGAGGGCGGGTTCACCATCGACGACTTCACCGTCGACGAGGACGCGGGCACCGTGGGCTGCCCGGCCGGTCACACCCGCCCGATCAGTCGGACCCGGGTGGCGAACTTCGGCGCCCTCTGCAACGGCTGCCCGCTGCGTGAACAGTGCACCAAGTCCAAGTCCGGCCGCAAAATCGTTCTCCACGAACGAGACCGAGAACTGCGCAAGGCCCGCAGCGACTGGGCCGCCGACCCCGAACTGCGAGATAAGTACCGCAAGCACCGGCCCAACGTGGAACGGGTCGTCTCCCAGATCGCCAACCGGGGTGGACGCCGCCTCAAACTGCGTTACCGCGGCACCACGAAAAACCACGCGTGGCTCACCCGCCGCACCGCCGGACTCAACCTACGTAACCTCATCGGCCATGGGCTCACTCGCACGGCAGGCCTGTGGGCTCTGACACCCGCCACCGCCTGA
- a CDS encoding reverse transcriptase domain-containing protein — protein sequence MPSALDRVRQVARQDKDARFTALLHHVTVDRLRVAFWALRPKAAPGVDGVTWEAYRHELGANLDDLHARLHSGRYHAKPSRKVYIPKADGRQRPLGIASLEDKIVQRAVVEVLNAVYEVDFTGFSDGFRPGRGPHHALDALAVGIERRRVNWVLDADVRDFFNQLDHSWLERFLEHRIADQRVLRLIRKWLNAGVIADGKWSESVGGAPQGGSNSPPTQWATFGSPDVDVDHRACGMGQRW from the coding sequence GTGCCAAGTGCGCTGGACCGTGTGCGTCAGGTAGCACGACAGGATAAGGACGCGCGGTTCACGGCGCTGCTGCACCATGTCACCGTCGATCGCCTGCGGGTGGCGTTCTGGGCGCTTCGTCCGAAGGCCGCGCCGGGAGTGGACGGGGTGACGTGGGAGGCCTATCGGCATGAGTTGGGGGCCAACCTCGATGACTTGCACGCACGGCTGCACAGTGGGCGTTACCACGCGAAACCGTCACGGAAGGTGTACATCCCGAAGGCGGACGGACGGCAGCGACCGCTCGGTATTGCCTCGCTGGAGGACAAGATCGTCCAGCGGGCCGTCGTCGAGGTATTGAACGCTGTCTACGAGGTGGACTTCACGGGGTTCTCCGACGGGTTCCGGCCGGGACGCGGCCCGCATCACGCGTTGGACGCGCTCGCGGTCGGGATCGAACGCAGGAGAGTGAACTGGGTGCTCGACGCGGATGTCCGCGATTTCTTCAACCAGCTTGATCACAGTTGGCTGGAGAGGTTTCTTGAGCACCGGATCGCGGATCAACGGGTCCTGCGGCTCATCCGGAAATGGTTGAACGCGGGAGTCATCGCGGACGGGAAATGGTCGGAGAGCGTGGGAGGTGCACCGCAGGGCGGTTCGAACTCGCCCCCAACGCAATGGGCAACTTTTGGCTCTCCTGACGTCGATGTGGATCACCGAGCGTGTGGTATGGGGCAGCGATGGTGA
- a CDS encoding Rv1355c family protein: protein MAVDETASFTAHILSDDDAALDRLRSEPGVEFIDHSAKLVDDLRELHPAPDTELLDEPTRWAYYPWRRTVVAILGPNGFRAVRTDRNRNLITTEEQRRLANVRIGIAGLSVGHVIAHTLAAEGLCGALRLADFDHLELSNLNRVPATILDIGLNKAVVTARRIAELDPYLRVEVMASGVTAESLDDFLNGLDIVVEECDSLDVKVRIREAARERRLPVLMATSDRGLIDVERFDLEPRRPVIHGVLGGVDSAQLSALSQRDRIPYMLRHLDASRSSGRLTASLVEVGHTLSTWPQLAGEVALCATTVAEAARRIGLGEPLGSGQVRIDIGQALDEIAEPALCDNGPVDADSPPDVEEPSDTATAIAYAAVRAPSGGNSQPWEIETRADTVRIRLAPQYTSMMDVGFRGSAVAIGAAAFNTRVAAAKRGVLGSVDWTADGPALLEVTLRLDRGEDADLAELYEPMLRRETNRHQGNPEPIPTETIDSLHRWAAREGGGLHVLTARDDIGRAAKILASTDRLRFLTPRLHREMISEMRWPGDQPADSGIDVRGLELDAGDLAVMEILRRSDVMALLAQWGAGEALGDDVADRVRATSAVAVITTNGDQLIDYARGGSAAEAVWIVAQQHGLAVHPVSPVFLHAVHRHELSQLSPFFTRELIDLQSEFTELAGMRPDESLVLILRLAHAGPASARSRRRPIRRPG from the coding sequence ATGGCCGTTGACGAAACAGCGAGCTTCACCGCCCACATCCTCAGCGACGACGACGCCGCGCTCGACCGGCTGCGCTCGGAGCCTGGTGTCGAGTTCATCGACCACAGCGCGAAGCTTGTCGACGACCTGCGGGAACTGCACCCAGCGCCCGACACCGAGTTGCTCGACGAACCGACTCGGTGGGCCTACTACCCGTGGCGGCGAACTGTCGTTGCCATCCTGGGTCCGAACGGATTTCGGGCGGTCCGCACCGACCGCAACCGAAACCTGATCACCACCGAGGAACAACGCCGCCTCGCCAACGTCCGAATCGGCATTGCCGGACTCAGCGTCGGCCATGTCATCGCGCACACGCTTGCCGCCGAAGGACTTTGCGGCGCATTGCGACTCGCCGACTTCGACCACCTCGAACTCTCGAACCTCAACCGGGTTCCGGCCACGATCCTGGACATCGGGCTCAACAAGGCCGTCGTGACAGCACGGCGGATCGCGGAGCTCGATCCGTACCTGCGCGTCGAGGTCATGGCCTCGGGCGTAACCGCCGAATCCCTCGACGACTTCCTCAACGGACTGGACATCGTGGTCGAGGAATGCGATTCGCTGGACGTGAAGGTCCGAATCCGCGAGGCAGCCCGAGAGCGGCGGCTACCGGTGCTCATGGCGACCAGCGATCGGGGTCTGATCGACGTCGAGCGCTTCGACTTGGAGCCACGGCGTCCGGTCATACATGGAGTACTCGGCGGCGTGGACTCCGCGCAGTTGTCTGCGTTGTCGCAGCGGGACCGGATTCCGTACATGTTACGCCATCTCGATGCCAGCCGGTCGTCCGGGCGGCTGACCGCGTCGCTGGTCGAGGTGGGCCACACCCTGTCCACCTGGCCTCAGCTCGCTGGCGAGGTCGCTCTCTGTGCCACCACCGTCGCCGAGGCCGCCCGTCGCATCGGTCTGGGTGAACCACTGGGATCCGGCCAGGTCCGCATCGACATCGGCCAAGCGCTCGACGAGATCGCCGAGCCGGCTCTCTGCGATAACGGGCCGGTGGACGCCGACTCGCCGCCGGACGTCGAAGAACCGAGTGACACGGCCACCGCCATCGCCTACGCCGCGGTCCGCGCCCCGTCAGGGGGAAACTCGCAACCGTGGGAGATCGAAACCCGGGCAGACACAGTGCGAATTCGGCTCGCTCCGCAATACACCTCGATGATGGACGTCGGGTTCCGGGGCAGTGCGGTGGCCATCGGTGCAGCCGCCTTCAACACCAGGGTGGCTGCCGCCAAGCGCGGCGTTCTCGGCTCCGTGGACTGGACGGCCGACGGTCCGGCCCTGCTGGAGGTGACGTTGCGGTTGGATCGCGGTGAAGACGCCGACCTGGCCGAGTTGTATGAGCCGATGCTACGGCGGGAGACCAATCGCCACCAGGGCAATCCGGAGCCCATCCCCACGGAGACAATTGACTCGCTGCACCGTTGGGCGGCTCGGGAGGGCGGTGGGCTGCACGTGCTCACCGCACGCGACGACATCGGCAGGGCAGCAAAGATTCTCGCCAGTACCGACAGACTCCGCTTTCTGACTCCTCGCCTGCACCGGGAGATGATCTCCGAGATGCGCTGGCCCGGCGATCAGCCCGCGGACAGCGGCATCGATGTCCGTGGCTTGGAACTCGACGCGGGTGACTTGGCGGTAATGGAGATACTGCGACGCTCCGACGTGATGGCCCTCCTCGCGCAGTGGGGCGCGGGTGAAGCTCTCGGCGACGACGTCGCTGATCGCGTTCGCGCGACGTCGGCGGTGGCCGTGATCACGACGAACGGAGATCAGCTCATCGACTATGCCCGCGGCGGCTCGGCGGCCGAGGCGGTCTGGATCGTCGCCCAGCAGCACGGATTGGCAGTACACCCCGTCTCGCCGGTGTTTCTGCATGCCGTGCATCGCCACGAACTCTCGCAATTGTCACCATTTTTCACCCGTGAACTCATCGATCTTCAGTCGGAGTTCACCGAGCTGGCCGGCATGCGACCCGACGAGTCGCTCGTCCTGATCCTCAGATTGGCGCACGCCGGTCCGGCATCAGCCCGCAGTAGACGGCGCCCAATTCGTCGTCCGGGTTAA
- a CDS encoding IS701 family transposase has translation MLPGLTLPASWRSLLDLFRPAFRRGSTFALFTLLATGLAARTTRRTVVGMLAGAGMAAAVSFHSACRFFSHHAWDVDPIGLVLARLIVDRLLPDGAPITVVVDDTLFRRWGPKVHAAYWTHDGSAQDPNALGRGNRWVIVGIVVTLRFCTRPVCLPVLLRLWRGKGTASPVALAGQMISLLAQAFPNRRLHAVGDAAYHGKALLVEHTTITTRLPVNAALYAPAPPHTGRRGRPRLKGNRLGHPADLAAHADWRPVTLTRYGHTNTVEIALCDTIWYGAFGNTAGRTVLVRDPAADRVLAIFTTDTDSDAQTIVERYTHRWPIETAIAAGKQLLGIGQARNRQRRAVERTVPLGFCVYSLVIVWYALHGYHRDDLAARREVQPWYPHKDEPAFEDMLAKLRKTLVASRITGVAAAQPDPHRYRDYELACAAAAA, from the coding sequence ATGCTTCCGGGCCTGACCCTACCCGCATCGTGGCGTTCGCTGCTGGACCTGTTTCGGCCCGCGTTTCGCCGCGGATCGACGTTCGCGTTGTTCACGCTGCTGGCTACTGGGCTGGCGGCGCGGACCACCCGGCGCACGGTGGTGGGGATGCTCGCCGGAGCGGGCATGGCCGCGGCGGTGTCGTTCCACTCGGCGTGCCGGTTCTTCTCCCACCACGCCTGGGACGTCGACCCGATCGGGCTGGTGCTGGCCCGGCTGATCGTGGATCGGCTGCTGCCCGATGGGGCACCGATCACGGTGGTCGTCGACGACACCCTATTCCGCCGCTGGGGGCCCAAGGTGCACGCCGCGTACTGGACCCACGACGGCTCCGCCCAGGACCCCAACGCGCTGGGCCGCGGCAACCGGTGGGTGATCGTCGGCATCGTCGTCACGCTGCGGTTCTGTACCCGCCCGGTGTGCCTGCCGGTGTTGTTGCGGTTGTGGCGGGGCAAGGGCACCGCCTCCCCGGTGGCGCTGGCAGGGCAGATGATTTCACTTCTGGCCCAAGCATTTCCGAACCGCCGCTTGCACGCCGTCGGGGACGCCGCCTACCACGGCAAGGCCCTGCTGGTCGAGCACACCACGATCACCACCCGGCTGCCGGTCAACGCCGCGCTCTACGCGCCCGCCCCGCCGCACACCGGCCGACGCGGCCGACCCCGGCTCAAGGGAAACCGGCTCGGCCACCCCGCCGACCTCGCCGCACACGCCGACTGGCGACCGGTCACCCTGACCCGCTACGGCCACACCAACACCGTCGAGATCGCCCTGTGCGACACGATCTGGTACGGCGCGTTCGGCAACACCGCAGGCCGCACCGTCCTGGTCCGCGACCCCGCCGCCGACAGGGTCCTGGCGATCTTCACCACCGACACCGACAGCGACGCGCAGACCATCGTGGAACGCTACACCCACCGCTGGCCGATAGAGACCGCCATCGCCGCCGGCAAACAACTACTCGGCATCGGCCAAGCCCGCAACCGACAGCGACGCGCGGTGGAACGCACCGTGCCACTTGGCTTCTGCGTCTACAGCCTGGTCATCGTCTGGTACGCGCTGCACGGATACCACCGAGACGACCTCGCCGCACGCCGCGAGGTCCAGCCCTGGTACCCCCACAAAGACGAGCCCGCCTTCGAAGACATGCTCGCCAAACTCCGCAAAACCCTGGTCGCATCCCGAATTACGGGCGTTGCCGCAGCTCAGCCCGATCCACACAGATACCGCGACTACGAACTGGCCTGCGCGGCAGCCGCCGCGTAA
- a CDS encoding glycoside hydrolase family 76 protein, giving the protein MDPLWANRAANAEAAIAKRHLRRVWNLPGTQLGVVGWPPTRRDRWFGTWHYWWQAQLLDCLIDAQLRDPQPDRLGKIKRQIRGHRLRNNGRWTNSYYDDMAWLALALERAERVAGIDRPRALATLCEQFVKAWVPEDGGGIPWRKQDQFFNAPANGPAGIFLARYGDRLRRAQQMADWIDETLIDPDTQLVFDGIKAGSLVRAQYTYCQGVVLGLETELAVRTRDDRHPARVRRLVAAIGAHMAPAGVLNGAGGGDGGLFSGITARYLALAATDVPGDAAEDAAARDTARAVVLASAEAAWDNRQSVDGLPVFGHSWDNTSEIPTAGGGQAQFVGGAVDSSQTPERDLSVQLSGWMLMEAAHTVTA; this is encoded by the coding sequence ATGGACCCGCTGTGGGCGAACCGCGCTGCCAACGCCGAGGCGGCGATCGCGAAGCGACATCTGCGCCGGGTCTGGAATCTGCCGGGAACACAGCTCGGCGTCGTCGGCTGGCCGCCCACCCGCCGTGACCGGTGGTTCGGAACGTGGCACTACTGGTGGCAGGCCCAGCTGCTCGACTGCCTGATCGACGCGCAGCTGCGCGACCCGCAGCCAGACCGGCTTGGCAAGATCAAGCGGCAGATCCGCGGCCACCGGCTGCGCAACAACGGTCGCTGGACCAACAGTTACTACGACGACATGGCTTGGCTGGCACTGGCCTTGGAGCGTGCCGAGCGGGTGGCGGGCATCGATCGCCCGCGCGCCCTGGCGACCCTCTGCGAACAGTTCGTCAAGGCGTGGGTGCCCGAGGATGGCGGCGGAATCCCTTGGCGTAAACAGGATCAATTCTTCAACGCACCGGCCAACGGTCCGGCCGGGATCTTCCTGGCCCGCTACGGCGACCGGTTGCGGCGGGCCCAGCAGATGGCCGATTGGATCGACGAAACGTTGATCGACCCCGACACCCAGCTGGTGTTCGACGGCATCAAGGCCGGTTCCCTGGTGCGCGCGCAGTACACCTACTGCCAGGGGGTTGTGCTGGGGTTGGAGACCGAGCTGGCCGTGCGCACCCGCGACGATCGGCACCCGGCGCGGGTTCGGCGGCTGGTCGCGGCGATCGGCGCACACATGGCACCCGCTGGAGTGCTGAACGGGGCCGGCGGCGGCGACGGCGGGTTGTTCTCCGGGATCACCGCGCGGTATCTGGCGCTGGCGGCGACCGACGTTCCCGGCGATGCAGCCGAGGATGCTGCCGCCAGGGACACCGCCCGTGCTGTCGTGCTGGCCTCGGCGGAGGCGGCGTGGGATAACCGCCAAAGTGTCGACGGCCTGCCGGTGTTCGGGCACTCCTGGGACAACACTTCCGAGATCCCTACCGCGGGAGGCGGGCAGGCGCAATTCGTCGGGGGAGCTGTGGACTCGTCGCAGACACCCGAGCGAGATCTGTCCGTGCAGCTGTCCGGTTGGATGTTGATGGAGGCGGCACATACGGTGACAGCGTGA
- a CDS encoding VTT domain-containing protein, with the protein MTTTVMALPSIMDPMYWLGAGGLFASAVLPGILVIVFIETGLLFPLLPGDSLLFTGGLLAAAPQPPVNIWVLVACVSVVAVLGDQCAYFIGRRIGPALFDKEDSRFFKKHYVTESHAFFETHGPKTIILARFVPIVRTFTPVLAGVSTMRYPLFLGFDIIGGVAWGAGVTLLGYFLGNVPFVKNNLELMILMIVFLSVLPGLITVARNLIARRRPAKDQ; encoded by the coding sequence ATGACCACCACCGTGATGGCGCTGCCGAGCATCATGGACCCGATGTACTGGCTCGGCGCGGGCGGGCTGTTCGCCTCCGCGGTGCTGCCGGGCATTCTCGTCATCGTCTTCATCGAGACCGGCCTGCTGTTCCCGCTGTTGCCGGGCGACTCGCTGCTGTTCACCGGCGGATTGCTGGCGGCGGCTCCGCAGCCGCCGGTCAACATCTGGGTGCTGGTGGCCTGCGTCTCAGTTGTCGCCGTTCTCGGCGACCAGTGCGCCTACTTCATCGGCCGGCGGATCGGCCCGGCATTGTTCGACAAAGAGGACTCCCGCTTCTTCAAGAAGCACTATGTCACAGAATCGCACGCCTTCTTCGAAACGCACGGTCCGAAGACCATCATCCTGGCCCGCTTCGTTCCGATCGTGCGGACCTTCACCCCTGTCCTTGCCGGGGTGTCCACCATGCGCTACCCGCTGTTTCTCGGCTTCGACATCATCGGCGGCGTGGCCTGGGGGGCGGGCGTGACACTGCTCGGCTACTTCCTAGGCAATGTGCCGTTCGTCAAGAACAACCTCGAGTTGATGATCCTTATGATCGTCTTCCTGTCCGTCCTCCCCGGGCTCATCACCGTCGCCCGCAACCTCATCGCGCGGCGCCGGCCGGCCAAGGACCAGTAG